A window from Theobroma cacao cultivar B97-61/B2 chromosome 3, Criollo_cocoa_genome_V2, whole genome shotgun sequence encodes these proteins:
- the LOC18606929 gene encoding rop guanine nucleotide exchange factor 14 isoform X2 — MTYNGLESCILNNESYENESRTSRGDGCASDSLDDDFSSCSSSKDAFGSFSSKWMTMKRDEQGSDEWELSESPKKFYAKEKPAYAIQFSDIEIMKEKFSKLLLGEDITGGRKGVSTALALSNAITNLAASVFGELWKLEPLAEERKNKWRREMDWLLSPTNYMVELVPAKQSGANGRTMEIMTPKARADIHMNLPALQKLDSMLIETLESMVNTEFWYAEVGSRAEGRNKSAKESKRWWLPLPQVPKTGLSDTERKKLQCKGKVVHQVFKAAKSINENVLLEMPVPSIIRDALPKSAKANLSDDLYKVLTMESSSVEDMFISLNLKSEHNALEPINRLEAAVFAWKERIAEQASGKSPVRTSWSFIKDPISEMDKMELLLDRAEALVQQIKSTYPNLPQTFLDATKIQYGKDVGHSILEAYSRVLRNLAFSIMSRIGEILQEDTLSNPNSPVATLCFPGMNMKGNLQTPACGPRARQSLIDQMNRADGKYCDSDSSSYSEREVSYNEARRSCVNATPSRSRVWCIGKEACIGVSPRNSP, encoded by the exons ATGACATATAATGGCCTTGAGAGCTGCATTCTCAACAATGAGTCTTATGAAAATGAAAGCAGAACGAGCAGAGGAGATGGATGTGCCTCTGACTCCTTGGATGATGATTTCTCAAGCTGTTCTTCTAGCAAAGATGCTTTTGGATCATTTTCTTCCAAGTGGATGACAATGAAGAGAGATGAACAGGGCTCAGATGAGTGGGAGCTCTCAGAAAGCCCCAAAAAATTTTATGCCAAAGAGAAACCTGCTTATGCCATTCAATTTTCAGATATCGAgataatgaaagaaaaattttcaaagctttTGTTAGGGGAAGATATTACAGGTGGACGGAAGGGTGTTTCCACCGCTTTAGCATTGTCAAATGCCATAACAAATCTCGCag CCTCTGTTTTTGGGGAGTTGTGGAAATTGGAGCCACTGGctgaagaaaggaaaaataaatggCGAAGAGAAATGGACTGGTTACTCTCTCCTACCAACTATATGGTGGAGTTAGTACCTGCTAAGCAAAGTGGTGCCAATGGCAGGACTATGGAG ATAATGACACCAAAAGCCCGTGCAGACATTCACATGAATCTCCCAGCACTTCAAAAGTTGGACTCTATGCTTATT GAAACACTGGAATCAATGGTGAATACTGAGTTTTGGTATGCAGAAGTTGGCAGTCGGGCAGAAGGAAGAAACAAGAGTGCAAAGGAGAGCAAGAGGTGGTGGCTCCCATTGCCACAAGTACCAAAAACAGGGCTCTCAGACACTGAAAGGAAGAAGTTGCAATGTAAGGGGAAGGTGGTACATCAAGTATTCAAGGCTGCGAAATCAATCAATGAAAATGTTTTGCTTGAAATGCCTGTTCCGTCCATTATTAGGGATGCGCTTCCCAAG TCTGCAAAGGCAAACCTCAGTGACGACCTTTACAAGGTTTTGACTATGGAGTCCAGCTCAGTTGAGGACATGTTCATTTCACTCAATTTAAAATCTGAACACAATGCCCTTGAGCCCATTAATAGGTTGGAAGCTGCTGTATTTGCATGGAAAGAGAGAATTGCAGAACAAGCTAGTGGTAAATCCCCAGTGCGAACGTCATGGTCCTTCATTAAGGACCCAATATCTGAGATGGATAAGATGGAGTTACTGCTGGACCGAGCAGAAGCACTTGTACAGCAGATAAAGAGTACATACCCAAATCTTCCTCAAACATTTCTTGATGCTACAAAAATTCAATATGGCAAG GATGTTGGGCATTCCATCCTGGAAGCGTATTCGCGTGTCCTCAGAAACTTGGCTTTCAGCATAATGTCTAGAATTGGAGAAATTCTGCAAGAAGATACTTTGAGCAACCCCAATTCACCCGTGGCAACATTGTGCTTTCCTGGAATGAACATGAAGGGGAATTTGCAAACTCCAGCCTGTGGTCCGCGTGCAAGGCAGTCTCTCATCGACCAGATGAACAGGGCAGATGGGAAGTACTGTGACTCTGATTCAAGCAGCTATTCTGAGAGGGAGGTCTCGTACAATGAAGCTAGAAGAAGCTGTGTAAATGCAACGCCAAGTAGAAGTCGAGTTTGGTGTATTGGTAAAGAGGCTTGTATAGGAGTGTCTCCTAGAAATTCCCCTTGA
- the LOC18606935 gene encoding pectin acetylesterase 7 — translation MLGARLGQWLSLLVCCLLILLKAEGGSVGITYLQNAVAKGAVCLDGSPPAYHFDPGSGAGVNNWLVHMEGGGWCEDVERCLSRRNTDLGSSEQMVKQFGFSGLLSSQQKSNPDFYNWNRIKVRYCDGSSFTGDVEAPVNNLFFRGNRIWEAIIEDLLAKGMRNAKNAILSGCSAGGLASILHCDRFRALLPAATKVKCISDAGFFIHAKDVSGGQHIENFYSQVAKLHGSVKNLPASCTSRMSMKPELCFFPQYVVQTMQTPIFFINAAYDSWQIKNILAPTAADSGKAWKSCKLDLKKCTPGQLKIIQDFRAQFLSALTGAGNSSSRGMFIDSCYAHCQAGKQITWSSNNSPAVGNTKIAKAVGDWYYERSPVQKIDCPYPCNPTCQNTDSESQLPDI, via the exons ATGCTTGGTGCAAGATTAGGCCAATGGTTAAGTCTTCTCGTTTGCTGCTTGCTGATATTACTGAAAGCAGAAGGCGGTAGCGTAGGAATTACTTATCTGCAGAATGCTGTAGCAAAAGGAGCTG TTTGTTTGGATGGGAGCCCACCTGCTTACCATTTCGACCCGGGCTCTGGCGCTGGGGTTAATAATTGGTTGGTTCACATGGAG GGTGGAGGATGGTGTGAAGATGTAGAAAGGTGCCTTTCTCGTAGGAATACTGATTTAGGCTCATCAGAGCAAATGGTCAAGCAATTTGGTTTCTCTGGACTTTTGAGCAGCCAGCAAAAATCCAATCCAG ATTTCTACAACTGGAATCGGATTAAGGTTAGGTACTGTGATGGATCATCATTCACAGGCGATGTGGAGGCACCA GTTAATAATCTGTTCTTCCGAGGAAATAGAATTTGGGAAGCTATCATTGAAGATCTATTAGCAAAAGGAATGAGAAATGCTAAGAAC GCTATTCTTTCAGGCTGTTCTGCTGGTGGATTGGCTTCAATTTTGCACTGTGACAGATTCCGAGCTCTCCTTCCGGCTGCAACTAAAGTAAAATGCATTTCAGATGCTGGCTTCTTCATTCATGC GAAGGATGTTTCTGGGGGGCAGCACATTGAAAATTTCTATAGCCAAGTGGCTAAATTACAT GGATCTGTTAAGAATTTGCCAGCATCTTGCACTTCAAGAATGAGTATGAAACCAGAGTTG TGTTTCTTCCCACAGTACGTGGTGCAAACTATGCAAACACCAATCTTCTTCATAAATGCAGCTTATGATTCCTGGCAG ATCAAGAATATTTTGGCACCTACTGCTGCTGACTCTGGTAAGGCGTGGAAAAGCTGCAAGCTTGATCTAAAGAAGTGTACACCTGGACAGCTCAAAATCATCCAAG ATTTCAGGGCACAATTCTTAAGTGCCCTAACCGGAGCTGGCAACTCTTCGTCTAGAGGAATGTTTATAGACTCCTGCTATGCCCACTGTCAAGCAGGAAAGCAGATAACATGGTCAAGCAACAATTCCCCTGCAGTGGGTAACACG AAAATCGCGAAGGCTGTTGGGGACTGGTATTATGAGCGGAGTCCCGTCCAAAAGATAGACTGCCCTTACCCCTGCAACCCCACTTGCCAGAACACTGATTCTGAGTCACAACTCCCAGATATATAG
- the LOC18606931 gene encoding 60S ribosomal protein L13-1 isoform X2 — protein MCHAAGISKKLAPTIGTAVDHRRKNRSLESLQANVQRLKTCKAKLVVFPRRTRKCKAGDSTPEELATATQVQGPYIPIAGDKPSVELVKVTEEMKSFKAYNKLRVERMNERHIGARMKKAAEAEQEEKK, from the exons ATGTGCCAT GCTGCTGGTATCTCAAAGAAACTTGCCCCTACCATTGGCACTGCAGTTGATCACCGTCGTAAGAATCGTTCTCTAGAGAGTCTTCAAGCCAATGTTCAGAGGCTCAAGACCTGCAAGGCCAAGCTTGTCGTCTTCCCAAGACGAACTCGCAAGTGTAAG GCTGGTGATTCTACTCCTGAGGAGCTGGCGACTGCAACCCAAGTTCAAGGACCATACATACCTATTGCTGGTGACAAGCCATCCGTGGAGCTTGTGAAGGTTACAGAGGAGATGAAATCATTCAAGGCATACAACAAGCTTCGTGTGGAAAGAATGAATGAACGTCATATTGGTGCCAGAATGAAGAAGGCTGCGGAGGCCGAACAGGAAGAGAAGAAGTAG
- the LOC18606933 gene encoding uncharacterized protein LOC18606933, whose product MGSGGSKGSCRGGGAASASASSSSSSSSGGRRGRSKGKSRVFQSSCLGAPSGSADPDFDHQVLDQRNKGYASNFTNLNRNLRESEPESDEVKRECYRKVKGEAASDDEMPMPCISSSDVDIGASRSGSSSGRAAAAASSAHHSPSRCLSGFSFLPGNVSFRLSRANSLGSSRAYPVSPTSIAMLNHDDNSGTVEPQQLPHNSSSARNANLHSPIIFNDADRDRDRDRRVGVGSREPVERNVRFSRTLSVGRLRDRVLRRASLSDLTFCPLQQDRQLTNQTQALGGDRDTRHSATPSSTTTNTSAHTPSIISHNSIFNIQDHEVETSRSREARYHDLLEHRSNFLERRRRIRSQVRALQRLGSRFENLSGHERSCILSGQHRTGRCTCRVNNRDSNSNDDTSARASISRIVMLAEALFEVLDEIHQQSVVLSSRPSVSSIGSVPAPNEVVESLPVKVYTKSHKLQNDEAAQCYICLVEYEEGDSMRILPCNHEFHRACIDKWLKEIHRVCPLCRGDICRPDSLPAEN is encoded by the exons ATGGGATCCGGTGGGAGCAAGGGTTCTTGCAGAGGAGGAGGAGCTGCATCTGCATCAGCATCCTCATCGTCTTCCTCGTCGAGCGGTGGCCGCAGGGGGAGATCTAAGGGGAAGAGTAGAGTTTTCCAGTCCTCTTGTCTAGGAGCGCCATCTGGATCTGCTGACCCCGACTTCGACCACCAG GTTCTTGATCAACGGAATAAAGGCTATGCTTCTAATTTCACTAACCTGAACCGGAACCTGAGAGAATCGGAGCCGGAGTCGGATGAGGTTAAAAGAGAATGTTACAGAAAGGTTAAAGGTGAAGCGGCATCTGACGATGAAATGCCAATGCCATGCATATCTTCGAGCGATGTAGATATAGGTGCCTCGAGAAGTGGTAGCAGCTCTGGCCGAGCAGCCGCAGCAGCTTCTTCTGCGCATCACTCTCCTTCTCGCTGCCTCTCCGGCTTTAGCTTCCTGCCGGGTAACGTGAGCTTCAGATTAAGCAGAGCTAATAGTTTGGGGTCGTCTAGAGCGTATCCTGTTTCTCCTACAAGTATTGCAATGTTGAACCATGATGACAATTCGGGGACAGTTGAACCTCAGCAACTTCCTCATAATTCTTCTTCTGCTCGCAATGCAAATTTACACTCTCCCATAATCTTCAATGATGCGGATAGGGATAGGGATAGGGATAGGCGTGTTGGAGTTGGAAGTCGAGAGCCTGTTGAAAGGAATGTTCGTTTTAGCAGAACCTTAAGTGTCGGAAGGCTTCGTGACCGTGTTCTTCGTAGAGCTTCCTTATCTGATCTAACATTCTGCCCTTTGCAACAAGACAGACAACTTACTAATCAAACTCAGGCACTTGGAGGAGACAGAGACACACGGCACTCAGCTACCCCTTCATCCACCACCACCAACACTTCCGCTCATACTCCCTCCATTATATCCCACAACTCCATCTTTAACATTCAGGACCATGAGGTTGAAACTTCACGATCAAGAGAAGCCAGGTATCATGATTTGCTCGAGCACAGATCCAATTTCCTTGAAAGGAGGAGAAGAATACGATCTCAG GTTCGAGCTCTTCAACGGCTGGGAAGCCGTTTTGAGAACTTGTCTGGACATGAGAGGTCTTGTATTTTATCTGGTCAACATAGAACTGGTCGATGCACATGTCGTGTAAATAATCGGGATTCCAATTCAAACGATGACACCAGTGCTAGGGCTAGCATATCCAGAATTGTTATGTTAGCTGAAGCTTTATTTGAg GTTCTAGATGAAATTCACCAGCAATCTGTGGTTTTATCTTCTCGGCCTTCTGTGTCTTCAATTGGATCTGTTCCTGCACCTAATGAAGTTGTGGAATCACTTCCTGTCAAAGTATACACCAAGTCACACAAACTTCAGAATGATGAGGCTGCACA ATGTTACATATGCCTTGTGGAGTATGAGGAGGGGGATAGCATGCGGATATTGCCTTGTAATCATGAATTCCACAGAGCTTGTATAGACAAGTGGCTCAAGGAGATTCACAG GGTATGCCCTCTTTGTCGTGGGGATATTTGCAGACCTGATTCGTTGCCTGCAGAGAACTAG
- the LOC18606929 gene encoding rop guanine nucleotide exchange factor 14 isoform X1: MMLMRKRLVCCTRDREISLDFDEQDRIMTYNGLESCILNNESYENESRTSRGDGCASDSLDDDFSSCSSSKDAFGSFSSKWMTMKRDEQGSDEWELSESPKKFYAKEKPAYAIQFSDIEIMKEKFSKLLLGEDITGGRKGVSTALALSNAITNLAASVFGELWKLEPLAEERKNKWRREMDWLLSPTNYMVELVPAKQSGANGRTMEIMTPKARADIHMNLPALQKLDSMLIETLESMVNTEFWYAEVGSRAEGRNKSAKESKRWWLPLPQVPKTGLSDTERKKLQCKGKVVHQVFKAAKSINENVLLEMPVPSIIRDALPKSAKANLSDDLYKVLTMESSSVEDMFISLNLKSEHNALEPINRLEAAVFAWKERIAEQASGKSPVRTSWSFIKDPISEMDKMELLLDRAEALVQQIKSTYPNLPQTFLDATKIQYGKDVGHSILEAYSRVLRNLAFSIMSRIGEILQEDTLSNPNSPVATLCFPGMNMKGNLQTPACGPRARQSLIDQMNRADGKYCDSDSSSYSEREVSYNEARRSCVNATPSRSRVWCIGKEACIGVSPRNSP, encoded by the exons atgatgttgaTGAGGAAAAGACTCGTTTGCTGTACCAGGGACAGAGAGATTAGCCTCGATTTTGATGAGCAAGACA GGATAATGACATATAATGGCCTTGAGAGCTGCATTCTCAACAATGAGTCTTATGAAAATGAAAGCAGAACGAGCAGAGGAGATGGATGTGCCTCTGACTCCTTGGATGATGATTTCTCAAGCTGTTCTTCTAGCAAAGATGCTTTTGGATCATTTTCTTCCAAGTGGATGACAATGAAGAGAGATGAACAGGGCTCAGATGAGTGGGAGCTCTCAGAAAGCCCCAAAAAATTTTATGCCAAAGAGAAACCTGCTTATGCCATTCAATTTTCAGATATCGAgataatgaaagaaaaattttcaaagctttTGTTAGGGGAAGATATTACAGGTGGACGGAAGGGTGTTTCCACCGCTTTAGCATTGTCAAATGCCATAACAAATCTCGCag CCTCTGTTTTTGGGGAGTTGTGGAAATTGGAGCCACTGGctgaagaaaggaaaaataaatggCGAAGAGAAATGGACTGGTTACTCTCTCCTACCAACTATATGGTGGAGTTAGTACCTGCTAAGCAAAGTGGTGCCAATGGCAGGACTATGGAG ATAATGACACCAAAAGCCCGTGCAGACATTCACATGAATCTCCCAGCACTTCAAAAGTTGGACTCTATGCTTATT GAAACACTGGAATCAATGGTGAATACTGAGTTTTGGTATGCAGAAGTTGGCAGTCGGGCAGAAGGAAGAAACAAGAGTGCAAAGGAGAGCAAGAGGTGGTGGCTCCCATTGCCACAAGTACCAAAAACAGGGCTCTCAGACACTGAAAGGAAGAAGTTGCAATGTAAGGGGAAGGTGGTACATCAAGTATTCAAGGCTGCGAAATCAATCAATGAAAATGTTTTGCTTGAAATGCCTGTTCCGTCCATTATTAGGGATGCGCTTCCCAAG TCTGCAAAGGCAAACCTCAGTGACGACCTTTACAAGGTTTTGACTATGGAGTCCAGCTCAGTTGAGGACATGTTCATTTCACTCAATTTAAAATCTGAACACAATGCCCTTGAGCCCATTAATAGGTTGGAAGCTGCTGTATTTGCATGGAAAGAGAGAATTGCAGAACAAGCTAGTGGTAAATCCCCAGTGCGAACGTCATGGTCCTTCATTAAGGACCCAATATCTGAGATGGATAAGATGGAGTTACTGCTGGACCGAGCAGAAGCACTTGTACAGCAGATAAAGAGTACATACCCAAATCTTCCTCAAACATTTCTTGATGCTACAAAAATTCAATATGGCAAG GATGTTGGGCATTCCATCCTGGAAGCGTATTCGCGTGTCCTCAGAAACTTGGCTTTCAGCATAATGTCTAGAATTGGAGAAATTCTGCAAGAAGATACTTTGAGCAACCCCAATTCACCCGTGGCAACATTGTGCTTTCCTGGAATGAACATGAAGGGGAATTTGCAAACTCCAGCCTGTGGTCCGCGTGCAAGGCAGTCTCTCATCGACCAGATGAACAGGGCAGATGGGAAGTACTGTGACTCTGATTCAAGCAGCTATTCTGAGAGGGAGGTCTCGTACAATGAAGCTAGAAGAAGCTGTGTAAATGCAACGCCAAGTAGAAGTCGAGTTTGGTGTATTGGTAAAGAGGCTTGTATAGGAGTGTCTCCTAGAAATTCCCCTTGA
- the LOC18606931 gene encoding 60S ribosomal protein L13-1 isoform X1, which translates to MKLRAGRGFSLEELKAAGISKKLAPTIGTAVDHRRKNRSLESLQANVQRLKTCKAKLVVFPRRTRKCKAGDSTPEELATATQVQGPYIPIAGDKPSVELVKVTEEMKSFKAYNKLRVERMNERHIGARMKKAAEAEQEEKK; encoded by the exons ATGAAACTCAGAGCCGGCAGGGGTTTCTCTCTGGAAGAGCTCAAG GCTGCTGGTATCTCAAAGAAACTTGCCCCTACCATTGGCACTGCAGTTGATCACCGTCGTAAGAATCGTTCTCTAGAGAGTCTTCAAGCCAATGTTCAGAGGCTCAAGACCTGCAAGGCCAAGCTTGTCGTCTTCCCAAGACGAACTCGCAAGTGTAAG GCTGGTGATTCTACTCCTGAGGAGCTGGCGACTGCAACCCAAGTTCAAGGACCATACATACCTATTGCTGGTGACAAGCCATCCGTGGAGCTTGTGAAGGTTACAGAGGAGATGAAATCATTCAAGGCATACAACAAGCTTCGTGTGGAAAGAATGAATGAACGTCATATTGGTGCCAGAATGAAGAAGGCTGCGGAGGCCGAACAGGAAGAGAAGAAGTAG
- the LOC18606930 gene encoding alkylated DNA repair protein alkB homolog 8: MVLPRFVRPKEGDGESSPNLFVANCGPAVGLSYDTIASVFSSFGEVIGVYAADESGARVIISFLESTSAHSAFKALNGQPCPPLGGRSLHIRHSILQPPSSRVNDSVPVSLIASDLNIPGLYLFHDFISAKEEEELLQAVDNRPWKSLSKRRVQHYGYEFCYDKRNVDPKQHLGALPSFVSFILKRVSSFPNINDPADLDLDQLTVNEYPPGVGLSPHIDTHSAFKGLIFSLSLAGPCVMEFRRYTAGSWALKTEVKVENPDSCTELSRKAIYLPPRSMLLLSGEARYAWHHYIPHHKIDKVKETAIRRGSRRVSFTFRKVRTGPCQCEFPQYCDSQG; the protein is encoded by the exons ATGGTCTTGCCTAGATTTGTCCGTCCTAAGGAAGGAGATGGAGAGTCAAGTCCAAATCTTTTTGTGGCAAACTGTGGCCCTGCAGTGGGACTTTCATATGACACCATTGCATCTGTGTTTAGCTCCTTTGGGGAGGTCATAGGAGTGTATGCAGCTGATGAGAGTGGTGCTCGTGttatcatttcttttcttgaatCAACCTCTGCCCATTCCGCTTTCAAAGCCTTGAATGGGCAGCCTTGTCCTCCCCTTGGAGGCCGCTCTTTGCATATCCGTCATTCCATATTGCAACCACCATCTTCCAGG GTCAATGACTCTGTTCCAGTCTCATTAATCGCCTCAGATTTAAACATTCCAGGACTTTACTTGTTCCATGACTTCATCAGTGCTAAGGAAGAAGAG GAATTGCTTCAAGCAGTTGATAATAGACCTTGGAAAAGCCTTTCGAAAAGGAGAGTTCAACACTATGGATATGAATTTTGTTATGAC AAAAGGAATGTTGATCCAAAACAGCATTTGGGTGCACTTCCATCATTTGTTTCTTTCATACTCAAGAGGGTTTCATCATTTCCAAACATTAATGATCCTGCAGATTTGGATTTGGATCAATTGACG GTTAATGAATACCCACCTGGGGTGGGGTTGTCCCCACACATAGACACTCACTCGGCATTCAAAGGATTAATTTTCAGCCTTTCATTAGCGGGGCCTTGTGTTATGGAGTTCAGAAGATATACAGCAGGTTCGTGGGCCTTAAAAACTGAGGTTAAAGTTGAAAACCCTGACAGTTGCACAGAGCTTTCTAGGAAGGCTATCTACCTTCCTCCTCGATCTATGCTCCTTCTCTCAGGGGAGGCACGATATGCTTGGCATCATTACATTCCACACCATAAG ATTGACAAGGTGAAGGAAACTGCGATCAGAAGGGGTTCAAGAAGAGTATCATTCACATTTCGTAAG GTAAGAACAGGTCCTTGCCAATGCGAATTTCCACAATATTGTGACTCTCAAGGATAA
- the LOC18606932 gene encoding beta-amylase 8 encodes MSSSGMMTINTGLTDSQPSKNEKEMQNPQSSTNANQDPTIEPQPQPQPRRPRGFAATAAAAAASVSPTGTPSGTAAASTGSSTGKGKREREKEKERTKLRERHRRAITSRMLAGLRQYGNFPLPARADMNDVLAALAREAGWTVEPDGTTYRLRHSPPPQHHQHLGAFPVRSVESPISASSLKSCSVKATLDCQPPVVRIDESLSPASLDSVVIAERDTRSEKYPSTSPINSVECLEADQLIQDVHSGEHENDFTGTQYVPVFIKLSTGVINNFCQLADTEGVRQVLSHMKSLNVDGVVVDCWWGIVEGWNPQKYVWSGYRELFNVIQEFKMKIQVVMAFHEYGRTDTAELLISLPQWILEIGKENQDIFFTDREGRRTTECLSWGIDKERVLNGRTGIEVYFDFMRNFRTEFDDLFAEGLFSAVEIGLGPSGELRYPSFSERMGWRYPGIGEFQCYDKYLQQNLRKAAKLRGHSFWARGPDNAGQYNSRPHETGFFCERGDYDSYYGRFFLHWYAQSLTDHADNVLSLASLAFEETKIIVKVPAIYWWYKTSSHAAEVTAGYYNPTNQDGYSPVFEVLKKHSVTIKFVCSGLQVCSYESDEAFADPEGLSWQVLNSAWDRGLTVAGENTLSCFDREGCLRIIETAKPRNDPDHRHFSFFVYQQPSPLVEGVICFLDLDYFIKCMHGDITGDLVP; translated from the exons ATGAGTTCGTCAGGGATGATGACGATCAATACCGGATTGACTGACTCCCAACCTTCAAAAAACGAAAAAGAAATGCAAAATCCTCAATCCTCCACCAATGCAAACCAAGATCCGACAATTGAGCCCCAGCCTCAGCCCCAGCCCCGGCGACCCCGCGGGTTCGCTGCCACGGCCGCAGCGGCTGCAGCCTCAGTGAGCCCCACCGGCACTCCATCTGGAACTGCCGCCGCAAGCACTGGCTCGTCCACCGGCAAGGGGAAACGTGagagggagaaagaaaaagagaggacaAAGCTTCGGGAACGGCACAGGCGAGCCATCACCAGCCGTATGCTGGCCGGCTTGAGGCAATATGGTAATTTCCCTCTCCCCGCGCGTGCTGATATGAACGATGTGTTGGCCGCCTTGGCGCGTGAGGCTGGTTGGACCGTTGAGCCCGACGGCACTACTTACAGGCTCAGGCACTCTCCCCCTCCCCAACATCACCAACATTTG GGAGCATTTCCAGTGAGGTCAGTTGAAAGCCCAATATCAGCTAGTTCATTGAAGAGTTGCTCTGTTAAAGCAACATTAGACTGTCAGCCACCTGTTGTCAGAATTGATGAGAGTTTGTCACCAGCATCTCTTGATTCTGTTGTTATAGCTGAGAGAGATACAAGGAGTGAGAAATACCCCAGTACTAGTCCCATCAACTCAGTTGAATGCCTGGAGGCAGATCAG CTTATACAAGATGTTCATTCCGGGGAGCATGAGAATGACTTTACGGGCACCCAATATGTCCCTGTTTTTATAAAGCTTTCA ACAGGTGTCATCAACAACTTTTGCCAGTTGGCTGATACTGAGGGTGTTAGACAGGTACTAAGTCATATGAAGTCCTTAAACGTAGATGGAGTCGTTGTAGATTGTTGGTGGGGAATTGTTGAGGGGTGGAACCCACAGAAGTATGTATGGTCTGGCTACCGGGAATTATTTAATGTTATCCAAGAGTTCAAGATGAAGATACAG GTTGTAATGGCATTTCATGAGTATGGAAGAACAGACACTGCTGAACTACTGATCTCCCTACCCCAATGGATTTTGGAGataggaaaagaaaaccaGGATATCTTCTTCACAGACCGTGAAGGAAGGAGGACTACTGAATGTTTATCTTGGGGCATTGACAAAGAACGTGTTCTAAATGGAAGAACTGGCATTGAG GTGTACTTTGATTTCATGAGAAACTTCAGGACAGAGTTTGATGACTTGTTTGCAGAGGGACTTTTTTCTGCAGTGGAGATTGGACTTGGACCGTCTGGGGAGTTGAGGTATCCCTCTTTCTCGGAAAGGATGGGATGGAGGTATCCTGGCATCGGTGAGTTTCAG TGTTACGACAAATATTTACAGCAAAATCTACGGAAAGCTGCTAAATTGCGTGGGCATTCTTTCTGGGCTAGGGGACCTGATAATGCTGGCCAATATAATTCTCGGCCACATGAAACTGGCTTCTTTTGTGAACGAGGTGATTATGATAGCTACTATGGGCGCTTTTTCCTCCATTGGTATGCCCAGTCACTGACTGATCATGCTGATAATGTTTTGTCTCTAGCAAGTCTTGCTTTTGAGGAGACCAAGATTATTGTTAAG GTACCTGCAATTTATTGGTGGTACAAGACTTCCAGTCATGCAGCGGAAGTAACAGCAGGATACTATAACCCTACCAATCAGGATGGATATTCTCCAGTTTTTGAGGTTCTAAAGAAACACTCAGTGACAATAAAGTTTGTGTGCTCTGGATTGCAGGTTTGTAGTTATGAAAGTGATGAAGCATTTGCTGATCCAGAAGGTTTGAGTTGGCAG GTTCTCAATTCAGCCTGGGATCGAGGATTGACTGTTGCTGGTGAGAATACACTTTCATGTTTCGACAGAGAAGGGTGCTTGAGAATAATTGAGACCGCCAAGCCAAGAAATGATCCTGATCATCGCCACTTTTCATTCTTTGTCTATCAACAGCCATCTCCTTTGGTCGAAGGAGTAATATGTTTCCTAGATTTGGATTACTTCATTAAATGCATGCATG GAGATATAACTGGTGACCTAGTACCCTAG
- the LOC18606934 gene encoding uncharacterized protein LOC18606934, with protein MDWAFVQKSWDKWASSNIGSSGEPLKAAMLINYDPLRPSRLLSTIAEQEGIKINPIELSQFVSFIKRNKLQTETFNIGHNQYMVTSIQENWFCARCLNTSKSTGEGAIVMQTSTFLLVALYDGSIGSASRAMVSVDQLVWLLSRRNL; from the exons ATGGATTGGGCTTTTGTACAAAAATCTTGGGACAAGTGGGCGTCCAGCAATATTGGCTCTTCTG GTGAGCCATTGAAGGCTGCGATGCTGATTAATTATGATCCGCTCAGACCCTCTCGTTTGTTGTCTACCAT TGCTGAACAGGAAGGAATAAAGATCAACCCCATTGAATTGAGTCAATTTGTCAGCTTCATCAAGCGCAACAAACTGCAGACAGAGACTTTCAATATTGGGCATAACCAAT ACATGGTTACATCAATTCAAGAGAATTGGTTCTGTGCAAGGTGCCTGAACACATCCAAATCTACTGGCGAAGGTGCTATCGTCATGCAGACATCCACGTTTCTCTTGGTTGCACT ATATGATGGGTCAATTGGCTCAGCATCTCGTGCTATGGTGTCTGTTGATCAACTTGTTTGGCTGTTGAGTCGAAGAAACCTTTAA